Proteins from one Megalops cyprinoides isolate fMegCyp1 chromosome 11, fMegCyp1.pri, whole genome shotgun sequence genomic window:
- the LOC118786272 gene encoding probable ubiquitin carboxyl-terminal hydrolase FAF-X isoform X5: MTATTRGSPVGGNDSQGQAPDGQSQPPLPQNQTSSPNSSNENSPVSPPDEQGQGDNPPQLEEEEPAFPHTDLAKLDDMINRPRWVVPVLPKGELEVLLEAAIDLSKKGLDVKCEACQRFFRDGLTISFTKILTDEAVSGWKFEIHRCIINNTHRLVELCVAKLSQDWFPLLELLAMAMNPHCKFHIYNGTRPSETVPAGVQLAEDELYARPPDPRSPKGWLVDLINKFGTLNGFQTLHDRFMSGQALNVQIIAALIKPFGQCYEFLTLHTVKKYFLPIIEMVPQFLENLTDEELKKEAKNEAKNDALSMIIKSLKNLASRVPGQEETVKNLEIFRLKMILRLLQISSFNGKMNALNEVNKVISSVSYYTHRHGNPEEEEWLTAERMAEWIQQNNILSIVLRDSLHQPQYVEKLEKILRFVIKEKALTLQDLDNIWAAQAGKHEAIVKNVHDLLAKLAWDFSPEQLDHLFDCFKASWTNASKKQREKLLELIRRLAEDDKDGVMAHKVLNLLWNLAHSDDVPVDIMDQALSAHIKILDYSCSQDRDTQKIQWIDRFIEELRTNDKWVIPALKQIREICSLFGEAPQNLSQTQRSPHVFYRHDLINQLQHNHALVTLVAENLSAYMESMRQFAKAEHSEFDPQTVRVGSRYSHVQEVQERLNFLRFLLKDGQLWLCAPQAKQIWKCLAENAVFLCDREACFKWYSKLMGDEPDLDPDINKDFFENNVLQLDPSLLTENGMKCFERFFKAVNCREGKLVAKRRAYMMDDLELIGLDYLWRVVIQGSDDIASRAIDLLKEIYTNLGPKLQVNQVEIHEDFIQSCFDRLKASYDTLCVLDGDKDSINCARQEAIRMVRVLTVLREYINECDSDYHEERTILPMSRAFRGKHITLIVRFPNQGRQVDDLDIWSHTNDTIGSVRRCILTRIKANSAHTKIELFIGGEIVDPADDRKLIGQLNLKDKTLITAKLTQVSSNMPSSPDSSSDSSTGSPGNHGNHYSDGPNPEVESCLPGVIMSLHLRYISFLWQVADLGCNLNMPLLRDGARVLMKLMPPDNTTVENLRAICLDHAKLGENSLSPTLDSRFFGPSPSQVLYLTEVVYALLMPASGTLGEDASDFQYNFLKSGGLPLVLSMLTRNNFLPNADMETRRGAYLNALKIAKLLLTAVGFGHVKAVAEACQPVVEGTSPVSPINQATHDQALVLQNALQNIPNPSSECMLRNVAIRLAQQISDENFFQASKYIPDICVIRAVQKIVWASGCGSVQLVFSSNEEISKIYEKTNAGNEPDAEDEQVCCEALEVMTLCFALIPTALDTLSKEKAWQTFIIDLLLHCQSKSVRQMAQEQFFLMATRCCMGHRPLLFFITLLFTVLGSTAKERAKHAGDYFTLLRHLLNYAYNSNINLPNAEVLLNNEIDWLKRIRDEVKRTGETGVEETILEGHLGVTKELLAFQTPEKKYYIGCEKGGANLIKELIDDFIFPASNVYLQYMKSGEFPAEQAIPVCSSPATINAGFELLVALAVGCVRNLKQIVDTLTDMYYLGCEALTEWEYLPPVGPRPTKGFVGLKNAGATCYMNSVIQQLYMIPPIRNGILAIEGTGSDVDDDMSGDEKQDSESNVDPRDEVFSYHHQFEDKPSLSKSEDRKEYNIGVLRHLQVIFGHLAASRLQYYVPRGFWKQFRLWGEPVNLREQHDALEFFNSLVDSLDEALKALGHPAMLSKVLGGSFADQKICQGCPHRYECEESFTTLNVDIRNHQNLLDSMEQYVKGDLLEGANAYHCEKCNKKVDTVKRLLIKKLPPVLAIQLKRFDYDWERECAIKFNDYFEFPRELDMEPYTVAGVAKLEGDDVSPESQVIQNEQVESAGDAPESSRYRLAGVLVHSGQASGGHYYSYIVQRNSGDGERNRWYKFDDGDVTECKMDDDEEMKNQCFGGEYMGEVFDHMMKRMSYRRQKRWWNAYILFYERMDSTDKDSELVKYISELALTSKPHQVKMPAAIECSVRKQNVQFMHNRMQYSLEYFQFVKKLLTCNSVYLNPPPGQDHLLPEAEEIAMISIQLAARFLFSTGFHTKKIVRGPASDWYDALCILLRHSKNVRYWFAHNVLFAYTNRFSEYLLECPSAEVRGAFAKLIVFIAHFSLQDGPCPSPVASPGPSSQACDNLSLSDHLLRAVLNLLRREVSEHGRHLQQYFNLFVMYANLGVAEKTQLLKLSVPATFMLVALDEGPGPPIKYQYAELGKLYAVVSQLVRCCDVSSRMQSSINGNPPLPNPYGDPNLSQPIMPLQQLVAEILFVRTSYVKKIIEDCSNSEETIKLLRFSCWENPQFSSTVLSELLWQVAYSYTYELRPYLDLLLQILLIEDSWQTHRIHNVLKGIPDDRDGLFDTIQRSKNHYQKRAYQCIKCMVALFSNCSVAYQILQSNGDLKRKWTWAVEWLGDELERRPYTGNPQYTYNNWSPPVQSNETSNGYFLERSHSARMTLAKACELCPEEEPDDQEAPDDHDSSPPEDTTLYPHPPGTQFPQNNHPHGQPYTGPAAQHMNNPQRPGPRAQENWEGTEEVAPAQTKE, from the exons ATGACAGCCACGACCCGTGGCTCTCCCGTGGGAGGCAATGACAGCCAGGGCCAGGCTCCGGACGGGCAGAgccagccccctctcccccagaaCCAG ACATCCTCCCCAAACTCCTCGAATGAGAACTCCCCGGTCAGCCCACCGGATGAGCAGGGTCAGGGCGACAACCCCCctcagctggaggaggaggagcctgcCTTCCCCCACACCGACCTGGCCAAGCTGGACGACATGATCAACCG ACCCCGCTGGGTTGTTCCAGTTTTGCCAAAGGGGGAATTAGAAGTTCTTCTTGAAGCTGCTATAGATCTTAGTAAAAAAG GACTTGATGTCAAGTGTGAAGCGTGCCAGAGGTTTTTCCGAGATGGCTTGACCATTTCCTTTACGAAAATCCTGACCGATGAGGCAGTGAGTGGCTGGAAGTTTGAGATTCAT AGGTGTATAATAAACAACACTCACCGCCTGGTAGAACTGTGTGTGGCCAAGCTCTCTCAGGATTGGTTCCCTCTTCTCGAGCTGCTTGCCATGGCCATGAACCCCCACTGCAAGTTCCATATCTACAATGGGACCCGCCCCTCCGAGACAGTGCCCGCCGGGGTGCAGCTGGCAGAGGACGAGCTCTACGCCCGCCCGCCCGATCCTCGCTCTCCCAAG GGTTGGCTGGTggatttaataaacaaatttgGCACATTAAACGGGTTTCAAACTCTGCACGATCGCTTCATGAGTGGCCAGGCACTGAACGTCCAGATCATTGCAGCGCTCATCAA gccaTTTGGGCAGTGTTACGAGTTTCTAACGTTGCACACAGTAAAGAAGTACTTCCTTCCCATTATTGAAATGGTTCCCCAGTTTCTAGAAAACCTCACAGATGAGGAGTTGAAAAAGGAGGCCAAGAATGAAGCCAAAAACGACGCGCTGTCAATGATAATCAAATCGTTGAAGAACCTCGCTTCACGGGTACCGGGGCAAGAGGAAACAGTGAAAAACTTAGAAATTTTTAGGTTAAAAATGATTCTTAG GTTATTGCAAATTTCTTCTTTTAACGGAAAAATGAATGCACTAAATGAAGTAAACAAGGTTATTTCAAGCGTTTCCTACTACACCCACCGGCACGGCAATCCCGAGGAAGAGGAATGGCTGACCGCCGAGCGCATGGCG GAGTGGATCCAGCAGAATAACATCCTGTCCATCGTGCTGAGGGACAGCCTCCACCAGCCGCAGTACGTGGAGAAACTGGAGAAGATCCTCCGCTTTGTCATCAAGGAGAAGGCCCTGACGCTGCAGGACCTGGACAACATCTGGGCAGCCCAG GCTGGGAAGCATGAAGCGATTGTGAAGAACGTGCATGATCTCCTAGCGAAGCTGGCATGGGATTTTTCCCCTGAGCAGCTTGACCATCTCTTTGACTGTTTCAAG GCAAGCTGGACAAATGCGAGTAAAAAGCAGAGGGAGAAGCTGTTGGAACTGATCCGCCGCCTGGCGGAGGATGACAAGGACGGGGTGATGGCCCACAAGGTGCTGAACCTGCTGTGGAACCTGGCCCACAGCGACGACGTCCCTGTGGACATCATGGACCAGGCCCTCAGCGCGCACATCAAGATCCTGGACTACAGCTGCTCACAG gaCCGAGACACACAGAAGATCCAGTGGATAGACCGCTTCATTGAAGAGCTGCGAACTAACGATAAATGGGTGATTCCTGCACTAAAGCAAATCCGAGAGATCTGCAGCCTATTCGGAGAAGCGCCTCAGAATCTAAG TCAGACGCAGCGCAGCCCACACGTGTTCTACCGCCACGACCTGATAAACCAACTGCAGCACAACCACGCGCTCGTCACCCTGGTGGCCGAGAACCTGTCGGCCTACATGGAGAGCATGAGGCAGTTCGCCAAAG cagAGCACTCAGAGTTTGACCCGCAGACGGTGCGGGTCGGCAGCCGTTACAGCCACGTCCAGGAGGTGCAGGAGAGACTCAACTTCCTGAG GTTCCTGCTGAAGGACGGCCAGCTCTGGCTGTGTGCGCCTCAGGCCAAGCAGATCTGGAAGTGTCTGGCAGAAAACGCCGTGTTCCTGTGCGACCGCGAGGCCTGCTTCAAGTGGTACTCCAAGCTGATGGGGGACGAGCCAGACCTCGACCCTGACATCAACAAGGACTTCTTCGAGAACAACGTCCTGCAGCTGGATCCCTCGCTTCTCACCGAAAACGGCATGAAGTGCTTCGAGCGCTTCTTCAAAGCCGTCAACTGCAGGGAAGGCAAGCTGGTGGCCAAGCGGAGGGCGTACATGATGGATGACCTGGAGTTGATAGGGCTTGATTACCTCTGGAGG GTTGTGATTCAAGGAAGTGATGACATTGCCAGTCGAGCAATAGACTTACTAAAAGAGATTTACACAAACCTCGGACCAAAATTACAAGTCAATCAG GTAGAGATTCATGAAGACTTCATCCAGTCTTGCTTTGACCGGTTGAAAGCCTCATACGACACCCTGTGCGTGTTAGATGGGGACAAAGACAGCATTAACTGTGCCAGGCAGGAGGCCATCCGCATGGTGAGGGTGCTGACCGTGCTCCGGGAGTACATCAACGAGTGCGACAGCGACTACCATGAGGAGAGGACTATCCTGCCCATGTCGAG AGCGTTTCGAGGCAAGCACATCACCCTCATCGTGCGCTTCCCCAACCAAGGCCGCCAGGTGGATGACCTGGACATCTGGTCCCACACCAACGACACAATCGGGTCGGTGCGGCGCTGCATTCTGACGAGAATAAAGGCCAACAGCGCGCACACCAAGATCGAGCTCTTCATCGGAGGCGAAATCGTCGACCCCGCCGATGACAGGAAATTGATTGGACAGCTCAACCTGAAAGACAAAACC cTGATTACAGCAAAGCTCACCCAGGTCAGCTCCAATATGCCTTCAAGCCCCGATAGCTCTTCCGATTCTTCCACCGGGTCACCTGGGAATCATGGAAACCACTACAGCGACGGACCCAATCCTGAAGTAGAAAGCTGTCTTCCGGGAGTG ATAATGTCACTGCACCTGCGCTACATCTCCTTCCTGTGGCAAGTGGCAGACCTGGGCTGTAACCTGAACATGCCCCTCCTCCGAGACGGAGCCCGCGTCCTCATGAAGCTCATGCCCCCTG ATAACACTACAGTAGAAAACCTGCGAGCCATCTGTCTGGACCATGCCAAGCTTGGAGAGAACAGCCTCAGCCCCACCCTGGACTCCCGCTTCTTCGGCCCGTCGCCCTCCCAAGTGCTCTACCTGACTGAG GTGGTGTACGCCTTGCTCATGCCTGCCAGCGGCACCCTGGGAGAGGACGCCAGCGACTTCCAGTACAACTTCTTAAAGAGCGGCGGCCTGCCCCTcgttctgagcatgctcaccAGAAATAACTTCCTGCCCAACGCTGACATGGAGACGAGACGGGGTGCCTATCTCAACGCTCTAAAAATAGCCAAATTGTTACTAACAGCAGTTGGCTTTGGCCATGTGAAGGCTGTGGCGGAGGCCTGCCAGCCGGTGGTGGAAGGCACGAGTCCTGTGTCACCA ATAAACCAAGCCACTCACGACCAGGCCTTAGTTCTTCAGAATGCTCTCCAGAACATTCCCAACCCGTCGTCCGAATGCATGCTGCGCAACGTGGCCATCCGACTGGCCCAGCAGATCTCCGACGAG AACTTCTTCCAGGCGTCCAAGTATATCCCAGATATCTGTGTGATCAGGGCAGTGCAGAAGATTGTCTGGGCGTCTGGCTGTGGCTCTGTGCAGCTGGTCTTTAGCTCCAATGAAGAGATCAGCAAGATATACGAGAAG ACTAACGCAGGGAACGAGCCAGACGCCGAGGATGAGCAAGTGTGCTGCGAGGCTCTGGAGGTCATGACCCTCTGCTTCGCCCTCATCCCCACAGCTCTGGATACACTTAGCAAAGAGAAGGCCTGGCAGACCTTCATCATTGACCTGCTGCTACACTGCCAGAGCAA GTCTGTTCGACAGATGGCCCAGGAGCAGTTCTTTCTCATGGCCACCAGGTGTTGCATGGGGCATAGGCCCCTCCTGTTCTTCATCACCCTCCTCTTCACAGTTTTAGGT aGCACTGCAAAGGAGAGAGCCAAGCATGCTGGGGACTACTTCACCTTGTTAAGGCACTTACTCAACTACGCATACAACAGCAACATCAACTTACCCAATGCTGAGGTTCTGCTCAACAACGAGATTGATTGGTTAAAAAGAATCAGG GATGAAGTGAAAAGGACAGGAGAGACCGGGGTGGAGGAGACCATTCTGGAGGGGCATCTCGGGGTCACCAAGGAGCTGCTGGCATTTCAGACTCCTGAGAAGAAGTACTACATCGGCTGCGAGAAGGGTGGAGCCAACCTCATCAAG GAGCTGATCGATGACTTCATCTTCCCCGCCTCCAACGTGTACCTGCAGTACATGAAGAGCGGCGAGTTCCCCGCCGAGCAGGCCATCCCCGTCTGCAGCAGCCCCGCCACCATCAACGCCGGCTTCGAGCTGCTCGTCGCGCTGGCCGTCGGCTGCGTGCGCAACCTCAAGCAGATCGTCGACACGCTGACCGACATGTACTACTTAG GTTGTGAAGCACTTACGGAATGGGAGTACTTGCCGCCGGTGGGGCCGCGGCCCACCAAAGGCTTCGTGGGGCTGAAGAACGCGGGGGCTACCTGCTACATGAACTCGGTCATCCAGCAGCTGTACATGATCCCGCCCATCAGGAACGGCATCCTGGCCATCGAGGGCACGGGCAGCGACGTGGACGACGACATGTCCGGGGACGAGAAGCAGGACAGCGAG AGCAATGTGGATCCTCGGGACGAGGTGTTCAGCTATCACCATCAGTTTGAGGATAAGCCGTCCCTCAGCAAGTCGGAGGACAGAAAGGAGTACAACATCGGGGTGCTTCGCCACCTGCAGGTCATCTTTGGACACCTGGCCGCCTCCAGACTGCAGTACTATGTGCCTCGTGGGTTCTGGAAGCAGTTCCG GTTGTGGGGGGAGCCAGTCAATCTGAGGGAGCAGCACGATGCTCTGGAGTTCTTCAACTCCCTGGTGGACAGTCTGGATGAGGCTCTGAAAGCACTGGGCCACCCGGCCATGCTTAGCAAGGTCCTTGGGGGGTCCTTCGCTGACCAGAAGATCTGTCAGGGTTGTCCTCACAG gtaTGAATGTGAGGAATCCTTCACAACGCTGAACGTAGATATTAGAAACCACCAGAACCTCCTGGATTCAATGGAGCAATATGTCAAGGGAGACCTGCTGGAGGGTGCCAATGCCTACCACTGTGAAAAATGCAACAAGAAG GTGGACACGGTGAAGCGGCTTCTCATCAAGAAGCTGCCGCCGGTGCTGGCCATCCAGCTGAAGCGCTTCGACTACGACTGGGAGCGGGAGTGCGCCATCAAGTTCAACGACTACTTCGAGTTCCCGCGTGAGCTGGACATGGAGCCCTACACGGTGGCGGGCGTGGCCAAGCTGGAGGGCGACGACGTCAGCCCCGAGAGCCAGGTGATCCAGAACGAGCAGGTGGAGAGCGCAGGCGACGCCCCCGAGAGCTCGCGCTACCGGCTGGCGGGCGTGCTGGTGCACAGCGGCCAGGCCAGCGGCGGCCACTACTACTCCTACATCGTCCAGAGGAACAGCGGCGACGGCGAGCGCAACCGCTGGTACAAGTTCGACGACGGCGACGTCACCGAGTGCAAGATGGACGACGACGAGGAGATGAAGAACCAGTGCTTCGGCGGCGAGTACATGGGCGAGGTCTTCGACCACATGATGAAGCGCATGTCCTACCGGCGGCAGAAGCGCTGGTGGAACGCCTACATCCTCTTCTACGAGCGCATGGACTCCACCGACAAGGACAGCGAGCTGGTCAAGTACATCTCAGAGCTGGCGCTCACCAGCAAGCCGCACCAGGTCAAGATGCCGGCGGCCATCGAGTGCAGCGTGCGCAAGCAGAACGTCCAGTTCATGCACAACCGCATGCAGTACAGCCTGGAATATTTCCAGTTTGTAAAGAAACTTCTGACCTGTAACAGTGTCTATTTAAACCCCCCTCCTG GACAAGATCATCTTTTGCCCGAAGCAGAAGAAATAGCTATGATAAGTATTCAGCTTGCTGCTAGATTCCTGTTTAGCACAGGAttccacacaaagaaaatagtCCGTGGCCCAGCCAGTGACTG GTATGATGCTCTCTGCATCCTCCTTCGCCACAGTAAGAATGTACGCTACTGGTTTGCACACAACGTCCTCTTCGCCTACACCAACCGCTTCTCCGAGTACCTGCTGGAGTGCCCCAGCGCGGAGGTGAGGGGTGCCTTCGCCAAGCTCATCGTCTTCATCGCACACTTCTCCCTGCAAGATGGACCCTGCCCTTCACCGGTTGCCTCTCCAGGACCTTCCAGTCAG GCCTGTGACAATTTGAGCCTAAGTGACCACCTGCTGAGAGCGGTGCTGAACCTGCTCCGGAGGGAGGTGTCTGAGCACGGGCGTCACCTCCAGCAGTACTTCAACCTGTTCGTCATGTACGCCAACCTGG GCGTGGCGGAGAAGACGCAGCTGCTGAAGCTGAGTGTGCCTGCCACCTTCATGCTGGTGGCCCTGGACGAGGGCCCCGGACCCCCCATCAAGTACCAGTACGCTGAGCTGGGCAAGCTGTACGCTGTGGTGTCTCAGCTGGTGCGCTGTTGCGATGTATCATCGCGCATGCAGTCTTCGATTAACG GTAATCCGCCTCTTCCAAACCCGTACGGCGACCCCAACCTGTCGCAGCCCATCATgcccctgcagcagctggtggcGGAGATCCTGTTCGTGCGCACCAGCTACGTGAAGAAGATCATCGAGGACTGCAGCAACTCGGAGGAGACCATCAAGCTGCTGCGCTTCAGCTGCTGGGAGAACCCGCAGTTCTCCTCCACCGTGCTGAGCGAGCTGCTGTGGCAG GTGGCATACTCCTACACGTATGAGCTCAGGCCTTACCTGGATTTGCTGCTGCAGATCTTGCTTATCGAGGACTCCTGGCAGACTCACAG GATCCACAACGTGTTGAAGGGCATCCCTGATGACAGAGACGGCTTGTTTGATACCATCCAGCGCTCCAAAAACCACTATCAGAAGAGAGCATACCAGTGTATTAAGTGCATGGTGGCACTTTTCAGCAACTGCTCAGTGGCCTACCAGATCCTTCAG AGCAACGGGGACCTGAAGAGGAAGTGGACGTGGGCGGTGGAGTGGCTGGGGGACGAGCTGGAGCGCAGGCCCTACACAGGGAACCCCCAGTACACCTACAACAACTGGTCCCCGCCGGTGCAGAGCAACGAGACGTCCAACGGCTACTTCCTGGAGCGCTCCCACAGCGCCAGGATGACCCTGGCCAAGGCCTGCGAGCTGTGTCCCGAGGAG